In a genomic window of Lepisosteus oculatus isolate fLepOcu1 chromosome 3, fLepOcu1.hap2, whole genome shotgun sequence:
- the LOC107075821 gene encoding interleukin-6 receptor subunit beta-like, whose amino-acid sequence MSGVFLVVLLVFTIVCKGYDEACTVHPKDPVIKMGSDIQIFFTAPLRSPCRNISSFNPDQLFWKLNDERIPEDQYSAINSTVFAVHIRNFTRRSGFVMCYMNVDGRDTVFGGTHIKAGLPPQKPTNISCVLFFSTAFTCYWDVGRNTFLYTTYTLIREVLNENETCQSKTNECTFGDGNVYHFDVHTVVIKAENVLGKVYSEKQHLDPMTVVKTSPPEGVVITPMLKKVIRVKWKTAHELRGHSYLTLICQVKSQESDSNTTVIHTVTNGWTEMLDIQDVKLCTSYIVSVQCSLNGSIYWSDWSKESTALSLMDVEFVQLHLWRKIKAPTSEGDRAVLLMWKGLQPSDGCDLVQGYKLTIEEMNGQVETITFSLSNMRTLRNVSKKAHELRIVAYSSNSTTSEAAVTIPALGEALPPVVGVQAYPHSGQIFVSWNSSDIPVNKYVIDWSVDGSNYDWEETKATNISIKDKLERFRLYSIAVTPIYDEGPGQEAIIHTYLEEGEPGKIPLVKALDIKATEAAIKWTEVPENERRGFIRNYTVFYRKEEGPELSITVSSDILEHHLSHLEPNTKYTLHVMASTNAGGSNSSTVVFRTLKYDSSFIKAISVIGGLGILLMVAMGISCFILVRKILFPEVPSPRISSIGVWPLECSPKDHLSNEPENVENKFHVIERITCNGNSEPTGKMIVHPPDIDLSSDEDEAVISEDSVSKRSESGSPENREEVRSIDSTPGSEAAEDTPLINPYLKNASKTREFLGNSQNSKEQTPCKPEQNNNGQAYVTVDMFSENVDNKRIY is encoded by the exons ATGTCTGGTGTATTTTTAGTGGTGCTTTTGGTATTTACCATAGTGTGTAAAG GTTACGATGAAGCTTGCACAGTTCACCCTAAAGATCCAGTTATTAAGATGGGGTCCGATatccagattttcttcacagccCCCCTCAGGAGTCCGTGCAGGaatatttcttcttttaacCCTGATCAGCTGTTCTGGAAACTAAATGATGAACGGATTCCTGAAGACCAGTATTCTGCCATCAATTCAACTGTTTTTGCTGTTCACATTAGGAATTTTACACGCCGGTCTGGGTTTGTTATGTGTTATATGAATGTCGATGGAAGGGACACAGTTTTTGGAGGAACACACATAAAAGCAGGAT TGCCCCCGCAAAAACCCACAAATatttcctgtgttttatttttctccacGGCTTTTACTTGTTACTGGGACGTTGGAAGAAATACCTTCTTATATACAACTTACACACTTATCAGAGAAGT actcaatgaaaatgaaacatgcCAGAGCAAAACAAATGAATGCACTTTTGGAGATGGCAATGTGTATCATTTTGATGTCCATACAGTTGTCATTAAAGCAGAAAATGTCTTGGGCAAAGTCTACTCAGAAAAACAGCATTTGGATCCCATGACAGTAG TGAAGACCAGTCCCCCTGAAGGTGTTGTAATAACTCCTATGTTGAAGAAAGTTATAAGAGTAAAGTGGAAAACTGCACATGAACTACGAGGTCATTCTTACCTGACATTAATCTGTCAAGTAAAGAGCCAAGAAAGTGACTCTAACACAACG GTTATTCATACTGTCACAAATGGTTGGACAGAAATGCTTGATATACAAGATGTGAAGCTCTGTACCAGCTACATTGTTTCAGTTCAGTGTTCATTAAATGGTTCAATTTATTGGAGTGACTGGAGTAAGGAATCAACTGCACTTTCCTTGATGGACG TGGAATTTGTACAGCTACACCTCTGGAGAAAAATTAAGGCTCCAACTtcagagggagacagagccGTTTTGCTAATGTGGAag GGACTCCAGCCTTCAGATGGCTGTGATCTGGTGCAAGGATACAAACTTACCATTGAGGAAATGAATGGCCAAGTGGAAACCATTACTTTCAGTTTATCTAACATGAGAACATTGAGGAATGTCAGTAAGAAAGCTCATGAACTACGAATTGTTGCTTATAGCAGTAATAGCACAACTTCTGAAGCTGCAGTTACAATTCCTGCTCTGGGAGAAG ctcttCCACCAGTTGTAGGAGTACAAGCATATCCCCACAGTGGTCAGATATTTGTGAGCTGGAATTCTTCTGACATCCCAGTGAATAAATATGTGATTGACTGGTCTGTTGATGGGAGTAATTATGATTGGGAAGAAACAAAAGCTacaaatatttcaattaaaG ataaaCTTGAGCGTTTCAGGCTTTACAGTATAGCAGTTACCCCAATTTATGATGAAGGACCAGGACAAGAAGCCATCATACATACATATCTAGAAGAAGGag AGCCGGGAAAAATCCCTCTAGTTAAAGCATTAGATATAAAAGCAACTGAAGCAGCCATAAAGTGGACTGAGGTTCCAGAGAATGAACGTCGCGGTTTCATTAGGAACTACACAGTGTTCTACAGGAAGGAAGAAGGCCCAGAACTTT CAATCACAGTTAGCAGCGACATTCTAGAACACCACCTGAGTCACCTGGAGCCCAACACCAAGTACACCTTGCATGTTATGGCCAGCACTAATGCGGGTGGATCCAACAGCAGCACGGTTGTCTTTAGAACACTCAAGTATG ATTCATCTTTCATTAAAGCAATATCTGTTATTGGTGGATTAGGCATTCTCCTAATGGTTGCCATGGGGATTTCTTGCTTTATTTT GGTAAGAAAAATCCTCTTTCCTGAAGTGCCAAGTCCTAGAATTAGCAGCATTGGTGTCTGGCCTCTTGAATGTTCTCCcaag GACCATTTGAGCAACGAGCCAGAAAATGTTGAGAATAAGTTTCATGTCATTGAACGCATCACCTGCAATGGGAATTCTGAACCAACTGGAAAAATGATAGTCCATCCACCTGACATTGACCTCAGCAGCGATGAAGATGAAGCAGTCATTTCGGAAGACAGTGTGTCAAAAAGG AGTGAGTCAGGGTCTCCTGAGAACAGGGAAGAAGTGAGGAGTATtgacagcactccaggaagTGAAGCAGCCGAAGACACTCCATTAATCAACCCTTATCTGAAGAATGCCTCCAAAACAAGGGAATTTTTAGGCAATTCTCAGAATTCAAAAGAACAAACACCTTGTAAACCAGAGCAAAACAATAATGGACAGGCTTATGTTACTGTTGACATGTTTTCAGAGAATGTGGACAATAAAAGAATATATTAA